A region of the Bradysia coprophila strain Holo2 unplaced genomic scaffold, BU_Bcop_v1 contig_232, whole genome shotgun sequence genome:
GACGTTTTTGTGATGCTAGTGGATTGATAAATGATAAAAGtgtgaaaaaatcgaaatttatggGCAAAAAATAGCATCAGTTTGTAATGTCCCAGAATGATGCTTACGTATCAAAAAAATTGGCGCGATGAGttcttgaaaatgtcaaaaaaagaaaaaacctACTCAGTAGAGCCGGGTGTTGCTCTGTGAATTTTGTAAAGTGTTTCCAATTTATTACATTACAAGCTTAGTGACCAGTAATAATTGCATTAATTGGCTCAACTAACAGAAGTAAAATAAATCCAATCAAATTAAGGACAGCCGATTCGATTCGAATCAAAGACTTCCACAGTGTTTTATAATCCACACCATTTAagtcaagtttttttttttaatccaaGCTGGTCTGCAATAAGGTGATGTTACTAATTAATCTGCCTTCTAGAACTAAACATGAAATTCTGTGACCTCTTCTGCAAATTTCATAATCATTTTGCCCCATTTACGGGtcagtgaaaaaaatgtgCTACCACCCAAGAGTTTCTGGTTACTTCACTCCCCATTGTCTTACTTCATTCCAAGAAGTAAACAGTGAAATCGATTCAGTCATATGTTCTGCTCCTGTCCGATTTCAATGTCACCAATTGTTTAAACATCACAATTAAATAGCtgctcgattttttttttaattcgccTGATAAAAAGTGGTGTATTTCGGTGATTTAAAAATGGCTGCCGAAAGAATTTACGTAAATTTGGTTATAAGCTTTTTCAGTTTACATAAGTTATTCTGATTTAAATGCACTTTTCGACGCGGTGGGTACATTTTCGATTGTCAGCAAATTATTccaataaaacgtttttttcggtCATTGTAACACATTCAGTATACTGgatgttgaaatttttattccagCTCATTGTGTGTATGAGAATTTCGTGTACATGTACCGGtatttatcagtttttttGCTTGAATGACGTGCATAGGATTCTATAAGACTCAATCAAATTAGGGCTTTAACCGGAAATGTATTAAGATGTAAATGAGAAGTTGTACCGAAACTTGTATTGCTGTTTACAGCTGATACTTTTGAAGAACCAATTAATAATCTTCATAAAACTGCTTGAGTACTGATACGGAAGGCACATGACGAGATATTCGGCGACTGGGAATCCGGAATCGTCAGCTTTTTAAGGAACTACTTTTAGCAATTGAATTTCCACTGTCAATCAAACCGTCCATATAAGTTGATTACGTCTAAACCACCAACAGCAAAGATTCGACTAACGAAATGTTTTCCTACAAGGAAATTCCTAGTGTAAGAACTGATTACTCTTCCGTAGTCTAAGATTTCAATGAACTGTCACCTGGtatcaaagtaaaaattatcaattcaCAATTTAGTGGCTATCAATGGACAATGACTTCATTACCTATTTGGTATGGTGGGCAATGGGCATGGTATCCGCAAAATAGCAGATATCTCAGTCTTTGAACTCGTCAATATGTACTCGATTGTAGATGAGTCAGTCATATCGAATTATACACTTTATTCTAGTAGTGGTCATCAATAAATGAATGGAGACACCAAATAACATTAAATTACAGAGAGAATGGGACAATGACCGAATCATCAATTCGTTGTCAATGGATCATGAGATAGCCAGATATAACGCGTCAACAGTTAAAGAATCAAATGCATGTTTAACGGTTCTTCCATATAAATTCATTGCTGGACGACGTGGGGTAATCCGGCACACCATACAAACtgatggtgtgccagattcacgTTTAAGGGGCGAATATGGCACAGTCGTGACTTTATGTTAATGTAGTAAAAGggcgcatactatgatcgcgtgtgccagattccccgatgcctTGTTGGACAACATCACATTTCAAATATCGACTGGGATGCGACATATGTATTACACACAAATATATCTGTGGTACTCATGTAGATGAAAGTAACATACCAGGGCTTAGCTGCAAGAAACATATTACCCGGTTCCCATGTCACAGTGAAATCAATGACAAATGAAAACTCTGCCATTAAGTGACTATTCAAAACCAGTAGAACCACCAGAACAAATGTTTCTCGCCCTACAGTAATTTAACGATATAACGAGAGAAAAACTAGGTGAGCAAAATCTGTCCTAACTACTTCCATTAGCGTCTATAAGCGTactatttccttctattggtCACCAATAGCAAATAGCACCTGTCCCAGTATTTGCTCGCCTAGTTTCTTCCTCGCGACACGACATATGTTTCAAATTGTAGACCTATGTGAGACATAATCGACGTTTTCATCAACAAATTATCTTTATTTGTATGGATTTCCCTCAGCTACTATAGACACATCGACACATTGATAGACATAGTTGATATGCTGGCAGatttatgttttaaaaaaatggacaTAACTAGCAGGTCACAATTTGACTTTCAGTTGTTCGAATTCTATTGAACTTTAACTTCCACTTAACGTATTTCTCGCACATCATTACATTTGCCCTACTTACGTCACTGGTTGTGTTCTGTTAGATTAATCAactgttttgtaaaattttgtttttttgcgGCAAATTCACGCGGGTTCAATGAATTGTTTTTCTAAACGTTCTTGAATATAGTAACAGCGTGAGATATCTGGATACGTGTACTTGTACTATAAAGAAgctacaataaaattttatggatGTAATTGAACCTTTTGAAATCATACTACAGGTCCCGTTCTAGACAACAGACATGCTAAAAATTTTACTTAAGGGTCATTTAGGATgatgaaatgtatttttcgatAGACAGCTTGATTCTGAATTTGTTCAAAACTTAAGTCAAGGCAAATTATTACTTTTTGTGGGCTTTGTTTGTTTCCATCGTTTTATTCGTTCCACGTTCCACATGCATTCCATCAGCTTTTACAGTAGAGTCTCTCTTTCTCCATTTCTTCCATTCAATAACAGTGAGTGTGAGTACGAGTGAGTGCAACGACtctttttaacttttctttATGAAAGCATAGAAGACGATATGAAaccacggtggggttgaacaaaagttaaaaagagtcgcgacaccacttctgatttttttcatgttcttattgaTGGACTCAagtactataaggaaccacatCCAGTTCGCGAAtccatccagccgtttcggagagccggcactcatggccgtgcgggaccgacgagtcaatttgaatacagattgttatcgcaacggatagagggactaattctaagctgaattgtacaatatttgaaaaaaaattattttcaccatcctcgGCAAAACTTGGACTCATCTGTAATACACAGATTGATCCtgtctgcaacaaaacaataatgcctgatcatcctgcagtctaagctttacagctACTTCGTGTCCTTTGttcttgaatgattttttcgtgTTAATAGACAACAGGTGAGCGTCGAAGAAGTCAAATATGACTGATTTTGGTGTAGGTGTCACTATTGGGCTTATGCGGGAATTCTGATTTCTtccaaaagtcaaaaagtttcTAGGTTTTGGTTGTTAAATCTTTTTTAGTGAGCCAATAATGATTTAGCAACCGTTTTAAATACAATAGCttcaataataattgaattttagaaGAAATCAGAATTCCCGCATAAGCCCAATAGTGACACCTACACCAAAATCAGTCATATTTGACTTCTTCGACGCTCACCTGTTGTCTATTAAcacgaaaaaatcattcaagaaCAAAGGACACGAAGTAGCTGTGttacaatttcgaaatttaagaTTCGTTcgtaaatttcgtcgtagagcgACCTCGctacaaaaaatctaacaaaaacGGTACGCGTCGCGACCGATGAGTATCATGCTTGGTATTGTTACAAAGCTTAAGCTTCGGGCTAAGCAACTGTacatattttgattaaaaaaagtaCGTTGGAAGCGTTCCAGCAGTGTTCAAAGTTCGCCGAtggtagcaaaaaaaaagatggtcGAAAATGGGCCATTATAGACAACATCTAAAAAATCAGTTACTCGTGGTGGATAGGGCTTGTAACCCTCTATCTATATCAACAATCCGAAACTTCCACGGTTGCTTCCTTTCGAAGATATCGTCGATTGAAAATCGTGATTTTTCGACTACTTGGGGCTACAGCTGCCCAACCAGATGTTCcaaggtgaattttttttaataaaaagtcTTAGAATTAGTCCTGCTACCGATCCCAATATAAGTCACAACTAACCGCTACTCTACAGGCCGTGGACGACACAGctgctggttctcagaaacggcccAGCCGATCGGTTTGATTTTTTCCTGAgtgatgttcttgtccatcactgattaataatatgaaaaaaaattattggtggtcggcgttccctatttaatctcgtttcaaaccaaccgtgagTCATCACTAATTGTCCTCCATATGTTGTTAAAACTCAGGTGCTTCTTcgtcaaaagtttcgttggcAATCAATCCTAATTTTCACTTAATCGTTGtctttcaccaaaattgacaGAATATATCGTTTGACATGTGGGTGAGACCATGTAGATATACTTAGAagccattttaaaaaaacgttCAATTTTCGGCTAGTTCCTTAACTTTTCTCTTCTCTTTTTAAATTACAGCAAGAGTTTGGGTTGCTTCCACTGAAACTACAGAATGGACATCCTCAGGTAATTGAAactgtttttactttttttttgtaattgaaaTCATTCAGTGTGATTAATCGTTCCACGAATTCAGCAATGGCCGAAATAAATCACAGTTCGCCAGCAACAAAAGGAAACGCAAGTCCACATCAACAGAAGTAAatcttaaaacgaaaatttcttgTCCTCCACTCTGACCAAACACACAATCCATCTTTTCAGAGCTCCGATCTCAGTAAACCGTCAAAAAGAGCTTACATCGAGGACTACAGTTCCGATTCCATTTCGTCTGCAGATCATTATTCATCATCACCAATAGCTACGCCACCATCCATCAGTAATATATTAAGTCCGGACACAACATCGAAAGACGATCCTGACATTACATCACGTGTGAATAATCCTCCGTACGAGACCAATGTGTCATGTTTTGTTACGCCCCTGTCCGATTTGCGTTTGTGTCCGTTGCCGGCGTTAGCTTGGGGGGAATCGAAAGATATTTGGAAGTTAATGTGCAGGAAGGACGAAATGGCATCGCTGGAAAGAAATCCTGATATGCTGGCCTATCATCCGGGATTACAATCTCGCATGAGAGCTATATTATTAGACTGGTTAATCGAAGTTTGTGATGTGTACAAATTGCACCGTGAAACTTACTATTTGGCTGTTGACTATTTGGATCGATTTCTGTCAGCCAAAAATGAGAGTTCAAAAACTCCGAAAACGCGCTTGCAACTAATCGGCATCACATGCCTATTTGTTGCGGCTAAAGTAGAGGAAATATATCCGCCAAAAATTGGCGAATTCGCTTATGTTACGGATGGTGCTTGCGAAGAGGAAGACATCATCTATCAAGAACAGATACTTTTAAGTACATTGGGATGGAAAACCAGTGCGGTTACTATAATCGGCTGGTTAAGCGTTTACATGCAGTTGTATGTTAGCAATCGGACACcgaaaactttaaataaaaattctaaacaaaatgaaaatgtcaaagATGATGAAGCGTTTCTGTATCCGCAATTTTCTGGATTCGAATTTGTACGAGCCACACAGTTGTTAGATCTGTGTACATTAGATGTTGAAATGGCCAGCTTTTCGTATTCAATACTTGCAGCATCAGCGATTGCGCATACTCTGAATAAGTAAGGCGACATGAATACCAATTTAAGTTGAATTTAAGctaaataaaaacgtttccTCTTTTTGCTGTCCCATCCAGATCTATTGCACTGAAGGTGTCCGGTTTCGAGTGGAATATTATTGAGCCATGCTTTCGATGGATGCAGCCATTTTATGATGTGATTAGCGAATCATCGGAAATACTGTTGTTGGAAAAGAACGAACAAGTAAATTCTACGTCAGATTCTCATAATATATGTCCAAACATGACCACAGACGATTCGCACATAATTCAAACACACAACACATCATTAGACATGCTGGTGAGTTGCACCTTTAAGTATATTTATCGTTCTGAAATTGTGGTTTGAGAGACTTACAACGTAAGTGTTATTATGATAAATAATACTTTTGATTGAACGATTCATCTACGAGCGGCCTGTTTGTCTAGAGTTCTTCGTTGCTGCTTGCATTCAATGTCAATTCTAAGTTTTCGCTATGATGACAACGATTTGAAGGTCGAGGCTCGAAGAAAACTGTAGTCGGCAATCTAAGGCCGAAAATACACGAgcgatgggatcgacaattatgctacGTTGCGTTTCCCATTGTAATAAGATATTTACCACAGGTCATGGAAAATGCGTAgtataattgtcgatcccatcaacgcgTGTGTTGCTCCTGTGTTATCGGCCTAAGCTAAGCGATGTTAAAGCTAGCAGTTCTAAATGAATGACTGACTTTCAATATCCTATCCTATCTGTATGTCCCGAAATTGGAGATAAAATCAATTGACAAAACCAGAtttgttttataatttcaCAAGTCGCAAAACTTACCGCCAGTTCTCGAATGACATGTAAATTGAACAGCGCTCTTTATAAGCGCAAGTCTAACGTCATATTACGattcaatctgttacttcctttgtttCCAGTATCGCTTACCCTAATTTGGTGAGAGTAGCTAGCACAATTTGTAAGGTGTTTCTATTCACGCTAAATAAGGCAGCGAATAAACTCTTTTCTTTAGTTTGTACTGTAAGTTTCCCTATATATGAGAGAACACTGTAGCCTGGTCTCATCATTTACTTTCGTCGTAATCGTCGGgagttcaataaataaaaacccaGACTAGTTTCTCGTATCAACATTTAACAATCAATCTCAATGCGATTTGAATCTTTAGCAACAAACAATATTGCGACAAAAGATAGAGTCTGTTGAATCTGACCTTACAAACAGCACCGCTTTGGGGCGCCATCgggcaattggaaaaataggcgccaatttattaagttaaatatttttaaaggatGTCGGGCGCCATTTTCTTCTGCTTTACTTCGGGCGCCACGGGCGCGTgtgcaaattatgttttctGCCCGGTATCCGAGTCAAGATTTCCcggatttcccggtatccaaaaatgtaaaagtgaCTTCCCACTACATACATTTCCCGCTGGTTTGTGCAGCTATaattcgatttcccggtatcctaaaaaaaaaattcagaaatttcccggtatcctgGATACCACGGATACACATAATTTGCACACGCGGCCACGGGCATTtgcccatatggaaaaggcgaCACTGCTTACATAGTTCATAGCGTTTGCATTATGTGGACTTGACTACGAAGGATTCGATCGTACCAGAttgattttcctttaaatttggCTTCTCttcgagggattcttttgaaaaacgacctgccgaaatcggacccattttccagtggactttttttttatatgtgcctcaataggtattggtccctagaagccaaaaatatatttttttaaattcatcgaTGCTTGTGTGGATAGCGACAGCtgatcgaaaaccgaaaacatgcacttttcatCTGGAAATTTCTCCTgctacacgaaacgtacaaggtcgtgtgaggtgtcattagaaaggtaattgcatgtccTCTCGGGGCAAATAGTCGACCATGGGGGGTAAAATGCAACCATGAGGAGTTACGAGCAGTTGAAAGTATTGGTAAAAGTTTGATTATTTCGGCGAACTTCTGACGGTTCCTGTGCATTcgaaaagcaacaaaaacatcaaaaaaactgttttccctAATTATTACTGGTCTTGATTACTCCCTCCATTAACAGCAGCGTTATGTTACAGTGATCTAAAGCGTTTTCTTCCTCTTTTTCTTTCCAGGATAAGGTCATAGAATTTAAGCAAAAGTATGAATTGACGTACGAAAAAACCGTTAGACAAGAGGCATCACCCGCGCAATTACCCGTTCTTACATGTCCGGAAGGTTTGCTGACACCGCCGGCAACAATTCGAAAGTCCAGTGAGAACACCGAACCCAGCACCACACAACCGAAAATACTGTATCAGtaacttatttatttaaacaaacaaaaaaccaatagAAAGAAAGGAGATGTGTACGGAAGCGCTTGATGGAAGTATACGGTGTGTGTGAAGTTAGGACTGtaagaaggaaaaattgaaattttcccttttttccCTTTCATCGTGAAGTGAGTCTAgctaaaattacaattaaaaaacaaaagaatcaACTTAAACAATCAACTACTGCAATTCTTGatggaaattgaattcatttcctttttactttttattcttGTAAACGGAAAATTGTAAACACTTTTTGGAAGAATGACATTTCATTCAAGTAATGTACCTTAAAACCAAtagaataaattaatttttttaggaTCTTATATATCTTTGGAGAAGTGAGGATTATCCATCACTTCGGTgtgcacttttttttaaagaaaaatattttggaaaaataaaagacaaaaacgtttttaatcTCCAAATACTAACCGATTGTTgtgtttattttcatcataattCGCTCcattcgtttttatttacaacaacaacaacaaaaacattaaatggGAGCCTGTTTGAAACCTCTTACTGCATAGTCGGACGCTACTTTATTTGTAGTCATTGGATAGCCTGGATCTCCTTTATTGACGGCTTTCCTCGAAGATAAGACACGCCAGCCACCCTTTCTCGTCCAATCCTAACATgaataaaaaagaatgaaCACCTGGCCAAACAGTTTGTCCATACTATCAGTCGACGGACTCTCGACTACTTACATTCGCATTATATTTGAAGTAGTATGCAGTTGCATAGATCGATGCGGCAACCATTACAAATTTTCCAGCCCAAAAACGAACCGCAAAAGCTTTCGATTTACCCTTAAAAtaagcacacaaaaaattgaatcagtCACTACGCGGACAATGAGCGATGTCGGACACAGTTACTTGTTTGTTATTATGTAACATTCAGTGAACTGGATGTTTATGCACAGAATATAAGTCAACCTACCAACACAGGGGCCAACATTGATTCGACTTGGTTCAACGGAGCTTTATAGAATCGTCGGATGGGATTCAATCTATACAGCTCGGGAATATGCACCGGTTCATGTGGTGCTAGACGTTGATCCTTCAACCATTGAGCTCTCCAGGCTCGTTCTTCAGCCGACATACCAAGTAAACGCTCGCGTTCACTGACCATACGGCCGGCTATAGCCATGGGCGTTACGCCCCCCGTTTGGGATTCAGTCATTGCGTAGCTTTTGTGGTCTTCTTCGGTTCgattaaattgaataatattttttggtgtgAAATTTTGATGTGTGAAAATATCACGAATGACAGATGTGACACTTATGCTCCGATTTGacagacgattttttttcgtcaagttgGCTTCCCTTTTACGTTACGATATTATGGACGGCtccatttttcagaatttttatggTTCTTAGAATTCTATAAATTGTTCGTAGTTTTCGACTAATAAAGACACCAAACCCAATTCTTGATTTGGTAATGGTGGTTGACATCTATGAGAAATCCGTCCGATCAACTGACAATCATTACATGCTACATGAGTCTTTGCTCACTTGTCGAATCGTTCTGAAAATTCGACGACGTGAGTATCaacgacttcctgaagaaaacTCAGGAACTCACcatttcttcaggaagtcgtcgTTTCGTCAGGAAGTGGTTGATTCTtcttgtcgtttcttcaggaaatcgcattttcctaacattttgtaaaaggaatattccttttacaaaaagtaGAAagctgaagaaacggcgacaaGAATCTATGAGTTCCTGAAGAAGTGACGACTTTCTGAACAAACGGTGGGCTCCTTCGCCGTTTTTTCTGGAAGTCGTCGATACTAATGTCGTCGAATTTTCAGGACAATACTTGTCGATGGGACAAAAATGGTGGAAATGACTTCGTCTAGGATCGGTAAACTTCTCAGGAGCTACTATTATCATTTGTTCCACTGTTACTTAATTGAGACACCTAGGAGAGGCATTCTTTTTTCAAATCTTAGCAGGGCATTCGGTCGGtaatcagaaaataaaaaaaaagtttttaattttctcttcaaaatattttaattttaaaagaacTGTCTTgaacaaagttattttttgcGGTTGCGTTGAGGTCATTCTGAAAAGGATTAAAAGGACCCAAAGTTAGAACCGAATTCGTGAGCACCTTCAATTTGTCACTTACTTTCTCTTTTGCGGCTGACCTTTTTCTCCTTACGAACATCACCATCGTCCCAAGACTTCTCCTTTTTGTCTTTCGATTTTGTTGTCCGCTCCTTTTTCGTGTCGTCGAAAATGATCGGCCCATCGTCCAGTGATTTCTTCAACGAACTGTCCACTTTACGACGCTTCACTTCTGAAAAGGAACAAATCCCGATTAGGTACCGATCGGACACCGAAAATCATGTTGCTCAATGCACATATACCTCTGTCATGATCGGGAGATTCTTGACGTCGATTCGTTGAACCGTTGCTTGAATTTGAAATCGAACTTAGATCTCTGTCACGTTCACGGTCGGTTGGTTCATATTGATCGGTCGTGTAGTAACGATCATTCGTTGCCAAGTCATAGTAGTTTGTTGCGGGTGAAGCAGTTTTTCTATCGCGACGCTTCTCGCTGCGATCTCTGTCCCTCTTTCGCGTCTCGATTTCTTTTTCCTCCTTTTCTCGTTGCTTTTCTTCGCGTTTCTGCTCTTTCGACGATTTTTTGTCCAACACAACGACAGGCGGTTCCTGAACTTTGCCATTGCTTTCTCTTTCTTTTTTGACTTCCTTTTCGGCGGGCGCAGCGATCGGTTTGATCTTTTTCTCCACAACCGGCTCTTTAGGTTCCGTCGCGTTACCATTAACGGATGGTTTTGATGTCTCCGCAACCTCTTTATTTGGTTTGTCTGCAACTTGATGGAACTGCGACTCGTGTACCATGTCTGCCGATCTCGTTTTCAATTGTCCGATGTAACTGGATGCTAAGACGAATAGATCTTGTCGTTTGTTCTTTTCTTCTTCGCGCACCTTTTCCACCTTGCGTTCAATGATTTGTGCCAACTTCACCAGCATCGGGAAATGCGGTAAAATGCGCATAAGAATGATCAATGCGTTCCGA
Encoded here:
- the LOC119077139 gene encoding G1/S-specific cyclin-E, which codes for MDILSNGRNKSQFASNKRKRKSTSTESSDLSKPSKRAYIEDYSSDSISSADHYSSSPIATPPSISNILSPDTTSKDDPDITSRVNNPPYETNVSCFVTPLSDLRLCPLPALAWGESKDIWKLMCRKDEMASLERNPDMLAYHPGLQSRMRAILLDWLIEVCDVYKLHRETYYLAVDYLDRFLSAKNESSKTPKTRLQLIGITCLFVAAKVEEIYPPKIGEFAYVTDGACEEEDIIYQEQILLSTLGWKTSAVTIIGWLSVYMQLYVSNRTPKTLNKNSKQNENVKDDEAFLYPQFSGFEFVRATQLLDLCTLDVEMASFSYSILAASAIAHTLNKSIALKVSGFEWNIIEPCFRWMQPFYDVISESSEILLLEKNEQVNSTSDSHNICPNMTTDDSHIIQTHNTSLDMLDKVIEFKQKYELTYEKTVRQEASPAQLPVLTCPEGLLTPPATIRKSSENTEPSTTQPKILYQ
- the LOC119077153 gene encoding uncharacterized protein LOC119077153, giving the protein MTESQTGGVTPMAIAGRMVSERERLLGMSAEERAWRAQWLKDQRLAPHEPVHIPELYRLNPIRRFYKAPLNQVESMLAPVLGKSKAFAVRFWAGKFVMVAASIYATAYYFKYNANDWTRKGGWRVLSSRKAVNKGDPGYPMTTNKVASDYAVRGFKQAPI